The following proteins come from a genomic window of Legionella cherrii:
- a CDS encoding phospholipase D-like domain-containing protein, with amino-acid sequence MASKWLKIFPDATRNQIEYMVDGANAFAEIVKALQTAKTPDHYIYILGWMLDIDFPLIETDQKSTLFNLLNTASTKGVEIRILVWNNPSVELQKMNLNNIPKLNGLSNTVALLDDNTYSTSDSRQFVAQFVPFIMQKFSQYQSIFKELDPFYAILRYCLSKNVGSHHEKVLVIKGEEGLISFCGGMDINKNRFDSYHKDYSNVHDVHCKVQGPAAYQILQKFKKRWHNHPSTKNIQLKGENETKPSEMTMGNFYYGKVVGTYNDPNSNDKDRSLKDAYFAIIANAQKYIYIEDQYLVNVDVAKQLNKKIQESNFVCLILAIQDSQETTDILIPDRKRGEFWDALLSGVNQQVKDKVALVLIDRVNAAKENYHPAMHSKIIIADDEIVIIGSANVNQRSFTHDSETSIVIFDDDKSSVFKDTFAKRLRLEIWKEFASKMIAPDSIIASWEQFLKILMNPNVHPLILIPYLNSIEDLDKRIIDYIKNSGAIAPIVANILVGDSSDLSVALANVSVVLSPFQIVQIFNNLWDYVIDPQVK; translated from the coding sequence ATGGCCAGTAAATGGTTAAAAATATTTCCGGATGCAACACGGAATCAAATTGAATATATGGTCGATGGAGCAAATGCTTTTGCTGAAATTGTGAAAGCACTTCAAACAGCAAAGACTCCAGATCACTATATTTATATTCTTGGATGGATGCTGGACATTGATTTCCCTCTCATAGAGACGGATCAAAAATCGACTTTATTTAATTTATTAAATACGGCATCTACAAAAGGAGTCGAAATACGGATATTAGTTTGGAATAATCCGAGTGTTGAATTACAAAAAATGAACCTGAATAACATTCCCAAGTTAAATGGTTTATCAAATACAGTTGCGCTCTTGGATGATAATACTTATTCCACCTCGGACTCGAGACAGTTCGTTGCTCAATTCGTCCCCTTTATTATGCAGAAATTTAGTCAATACCAATCGATTTTCAAAGAGTTAGATCCTTTTTATGCGATCCTTAGATACTGCTTAAGTAAGAATGTAGGCAGTCATCATGAAAAGGTACTTGTTATTAAAGGAGAAGAAGGGCTCATTTCCTTTTGCGGGGGGATGGATATCAATAAGAACCGGTTTGATTCCTATCATAAAGATTATTCCAATGTTCATGACGTCCATTGCAAAGTACAAGGACCTGCTGCGTATCAAATCCTGCAAAAATTTAAAAAAAGATGGCATAACCATCCCAGTACCAAGAATATACAACTCAAAGGAGAAAATGAAACAAAACCAAGTGAAATGACCATGGGTAACTTCTACTACGGAAAAGTTGTCGGTACGTATAATGATCCTAACAGCAATGATAAAGATCGGAGTTTGAAGGACGCCTATTTTGCAATCATCGCTAACGCGCAAAAGTATATTTACATTGAAGATCAATATTTAGTTAATGTTGATGTTGCAAAGCAACTCAATAAAAAAATTCAAGAGTCCAATTTTGTTTGTTTAATTTTAGCCATTCAGGATTCACAAGAAACCACGGACATACTTATTCCCGACAGAAAAAGAGGGGAATTTTGGGATGCTTTACTCAGTGGAGTGAATCAGCAGGTTAAAGATAAAGTAGCGCTTGTTCTAATCGATCGGGTCAATGCCGCAAAAGAAAATTATCATCCTGCCATGCATTCTAAAATAATCATTGCGGATGATGAAATCGTTATTATAGGTTCTGCGAACGTGAACCAACGCTCCTTTACCCATGATAGCGAAACATCGATTGTCATTTTTGATGATGATAAATCAAGTGTTTTTAAAGATACGTTTGCTAAAAGGCTGAGGCTGGAAATATGGAAAGAATTTGCCAGTAAAATGATAGCCCCTGATTCAATCATTGCTTCTTGGGAACAGTTTTTGAAAATTTTAATGAATCCAAACGTACATCCACTGATCTTAATTCCCTATCTAAATAGTATTGAAGATCTGGATAAACGAATTATTGATTACATTAAAAATAGTGGGGCAATCGCCCCCATTGTAGCCAATATCTTGGTGGGTGACAGCAGTGACTTATCAGTTGCATTAGCGAATGTTTCGGTGGTCCTTAGCCCATTTCAGATCGTGCAAATATTTAATAATCTTTGGGATTATGTGATTGACCCTCAGGTAAAGTAG
- a CDS encoding alpha-hydroxy-acid oxidizing protein → MIISSITDYREAARRKLPRFLFDYIDGGAFAEQTLKANTEDLAKVLLRQRILKNVGHLNFETELLGQKLAMPVILSPVGLTGMYARRGEVQVAKAAAEKGIPFALSTVSVCSLEEVSAHSSQPVWFQLYVLKDRGFNAEYAGTGSNLWCDSSGIHSRYVHSKCSLSRCTLRNVWSICP, encoded by the coding sequence ATGATTATTTCCTCTATTACTGACTATCGTGAAGCGGCTCGACGGAAACTTCCTCGATTTTTGTTTGATTATATCGATGGCGGTGCTTTTGCCGAACAAACACTCAAGGCCAATACTGAAGATCTTGCCAAGGTACTATTACGGCAAAGGATTTTAAAAAATGTAGGGCATCTCAATTTTGAAACTGAACTTTTAGGACAAAAGCTGGCAATGCCAGTCATCTTAAGCCCCGTAGGTCTTACCGGCATGTACGCCCGACGAGGGGAGGTCCAAGTAGCCAAAGCAGCTGCAGAAAAAGGAATACCTTTTGCCTTATCTACAGTTTCTGTATGCTCTTTGGAAGAAGTATCCGCTCATAGTTCCCAGCCTGTCTGGTTTCAACTGTACGTACTCAAAGATCGCGGCTTTAATGCAGAGTATGCTGGAACGGGCTCAAACTTGTGGTGTGACTCATCTGGTATTCACAGTAGATATGTCCACTCCAAGTGCTCGCTATCGAGATGCACGCTCAGGAATGTCTGGTCCATTTGCCCGTGA
- a CDS encoding C2 family cysteine protease, whose translation MENKLELIENESSPQQLPVKECEASPNPQGTYLFFTVQHKKNFAPLYPKRLSISHVAQGAMSGDCYLLSVINAILALPNGEQYIREAMIDKKNKIYVRFFKDDKPQWLIIEKSLPTSWGILSSGKIWVRFLEKAYVTFMGGNYNKTLTSGDSRTALKAFLGGFTESIAIPQQAQCSLAQLYKKVIYGCNGKDIYSLIFLLRPHDKLASITNMLQYIFADQQTLLHEWWNWIHLNQKYIEQLLEENLFLTKEAFICFLQQRMHHSMAPPVTAIAAVTRWLHQYAILPGENEYSYDEIDLFLSLKKAHSEQKPIVCSPKEDPPEGITMQHTYALIDTKESKLTHRKFVILRNPHHENRHWFSHYLFYGGRYSIEQEENGQIELITLPVRRSTFTMELRDFAHAFAYVDCGRSLLDKQLQQELQNSANLKTMDNLNY comes from the coding sequence ATGGAAAATAAATTGGAACTTATTGAAAATGAATCGTCACCTCAGCAGCTACCCGTCAAAGAATGTGAAGCGAGCCCTAATCCACAAGGCACCTATTTGTTCTTTACGGTTCAGCACAAGAAAAATTTCGCTCCCCTGTATCCCAAAAGACTATCCATTTCTCATGTTGCCCAAGGAGCCATGAGTGGCGATTGTTATCTTCTCTCGGTTATCAATGCAATCCTTGCTTTACCGAATGGCGAACAATACATTCGTGAAGCCATGATTGATAAAAAAAATAAAATCTATGTCCGCTTTTTTAAGGATGATAAGCCGCAATGGCTGATTATTGAAAAATCATTACCTACCTCTTGGGGCATTTTAAGTTCGGGCAAAATCTGGGTCCGTTTTCTTGAAAAAGCCTATGTTACTTTTATGGGCGGCAATTATAATAAAACGCTAACCAGCGGCGATAGTCGAACCGCGTTAAAAGCATTTCTTGGGGGGTTTACTGAATCAATCGCTATCCCGCAACAAGCCCAATGCTCTCTTGCTCAATTATATAAAAAAGTGATTTATGGCTGTAATGGTAAAGACATTTATTCTTTAATTTTTCTTCTGCGCCCTCATGATAAATTAGCAAGTATCACCAATATGCTCCAATATATTTTTGCGGATCAGCAAACGCTATTGCATGAGTGGTGGAACTGGATCCATTTGAATCAAAAATACATTGAGCAATTGCTTGAAGAAAATCTCTTTTTAACCAAAGAGGCGTTCATTTGCTTTTTACAACAACGAATGCATCACAGCATGGCGCCCCCAGTTACAGCGATTGCAGCCGTGACACGCTGGTTGCATCAGTATGCCATTTTGCCTGGAGAAAACGAGTACAGTTATGATGAAATTGATTTGTTCCTTTCATTAAAAAAAGCTCATTCAGAACAAAAACCCATCGTCTGTAGTCCTAAAGAAGATCCTCCTGAAGGAATTACCATGCAGCATACCTATGCGTTGATTGACACTAAAGAAAGTAAGCTAACTCATCGGAAATTTGTCATTCTTCGCAATCCACATCATGAAAACCGTCATTGGTTCTCTCATTACCTCTTCTATGGCGGACGATATTCAATCGAACAAGAAGAAAATGGACAAATTGAATTGATTACTTTACCAGTAAGGCGCTCTACTTTTACTATGGAACTCAGAGATTTTGCTCATGCATTTGCGTATGTTGATTGCGGCCGCTCTTTGTTGGATAAACAACTTCAACAAGAACTTCAAAACAGCGCTAATTTAAAAACTATGGATAATTTAAACTATTGA
- a CDS encoding magnesium transporter CorA family protein, with translation MNTFDTIAIEFDLTHHSMKQVALEELKINTQDKSKVYWIHSSLKQVDVFNQLANTLKLPEEVIKLCAENNLTNLIDNDKELTLQIKCLASLELNENNEINLDNLVLHLTANYCFTASEKPLPVLFDFLNNCSNSLRYAKTSCFILFLFLEGIINDYAKVLFNYEEIAEEFDSVLQTTNENIYKDVAEVKHQTLQIKRYMMAIREILMRITTRNISVVSEKCRSSLYNLSNHSHLIIHEVDSIRELLNGLLGQIDNELMQKMSKTMAVLTAFASIFLPLNLITGIYGMNFEWMPELHWKYGYFGALGLIIFCALFLYFLFKKMKWM, from the coding sequence ATGAATACTTTTGATACCATAGCAATTGAATTTGATTTAACCCATCACAGCATGAAACAGGTTGCTCTTGAGGAATTGAAGATCAATACCCAAGATAAAAGCAAAGTGTATTGGATCCATAGTAGCCTCAAGCAAGTCGATGTTTTTAATCAACTCGCCAACACACTCAAATTACCTGAGGAAGTCATTAAATTATGTGCAGAAAATAATTTAACGAATCTTATTGATAATGATAAGGAGCTCACATTGCAAATTAAATGTTTGGCTTCGCTTGAGCTCAATGAGAATAATGAAATAAATCTCGATAACTTAGTGCTTCATCTTACTGCGAATTACTGCTTTACTGCATCGGAAAAACCGCTGCCTGTATTATTTGATTTTCTTAACAATTGTTCAAACTCTCTTCGTTATGCAAAAACCTCATGTTTCATATTATTTTTATTTCTTGAAGGGATTATTAATGACTATGCCAAGGTACTTTTTAATTATGAGGAAATAGCGGAGGAGTTCGATTCTGTATTACAAACCACGAATGAGAATATCTATAAGGATGTTGCGGAGGTAAAGCACCAGACCTTACAAATCAAACGCTACATGATGGCAATAAGAGAAATTTTAATGCGGATTACGACTCGCAATATTTCTGTTGTCTCAGAAAAATGCCGTTCTTCCTTGTATAATTTATCGAATCATAGCCATCTCATCATTCATGAAGTGGATTCAATTCGTGAGTTATTAAATGGCTTATTAGGACAAATTGATAATGAATTAATGCAAAAAATGAGTAAGACAATGGCCGTACTCACTGCCTTTGCCTCCATTTTTTTGCCACTCAATTTAATTACTGGAATCTACGGAATGAATTTTGAATGGATGCCCGAGTTACACTGGAAATACGGATATTTTGGCGCATTAGGTTTAATTATTTTCTGTGCCTTATTCCTTTATTTCCTTTTTAAAAAAATGAAATGGATGTAA
- a CDS encoding L-lactate dehydrogenase, whose product MLERAQTCGVTHLVFTVDMSTPSARYRDARSGMSGPFARERRFLQALMKPSWAYQVGIMGRPHDLGNISTYLKKSIGLKNYIGWLNNNFDPSISWRDLEWIRHFWKGPLLIKGILDPEDAKDAVTFGADGIIVSNHGGRQLDGVLSTAKALPMIADKVNSDLTILVDSGVRSGLDVVRMLALGAQAVLLGRPTAYALAARGQAGVEHMLELIRNEMGIAMTLMGVGRSTEINRTHLCTGS is encoded by the coding sequence ATGCTGGAACGGGCTCAAACTTGTGGTGTGACTCATCTGGTATTCACAGTAGATATGTCCACTCCAAGTGCTCGCTATCGAGATGCACGCTCAGGAATGTCTGGTCCATTTGCCCGTGAACGTCGATTCTTGCAAGCCCTGATGAAACCCTCCTGGGCTTATCAGGTGGGCATTATGGGGCGTCCACATGATCTAGGAAATATTTCGACCTATTTAAAAAAATCGATAGGACTAAAAAATTATATTGGGTGGTTAAATAACAATTTTGATCCCTCAATCAGTTGGCGCGATCTGGAGTGGATACGTCATTTTTGGAAAGGACCCTTACTCATCAAAGGAATACTTGATCCAGAAGATGCAAAAGATGCAGTAACTTTTGGTGCAGATGGAATTATCGTCTCTAATCATGGCGGACGGCAACTGGACGGCGTATTATCTACCGCAAAAGCGCTGCCTATGATTGCAGATAAGGTCAATTCAGACCTCACAATCCTTGTTGATTCAGGGGTACGCTCAGGACTCGATGTGGTACGAATGCTGGCTCTTGGGGCCCAAGCAGTGCTTCTGGGTAGACCGACAGCATATGCTTTAGCGGCAAGAGGACAAGCGGGAGTGGAACATATGCTTGAGTTGATACGAAACGAAATGGGTATTGCCATGACCTTGATGGGCGTAGGTAGGTCTACAGAAATTAACCGAACTCATCTTTGTACTGGTTCATGA